The DNA segment ATGCCCCCCACCTCTGTGGTGCCCATGCCTCAGGGGAGCATCCCAGCCCCCCCGCATGGCCGgagccccctgcccaccctgggtgctgctggggcaccCCCACAACCATCGAGCCGGCACTGCCCGGCAGCCGCGGCCGCGCTGTGAGGTCGGATCGCAGGAAGCGAGTTCCAGCAAGGTGAGTCGGGGCCAGAGCCTAGGGGGCTGGGAGGCACGTGGCCACTGTGGCCCTGCTGCAAGCGATGTGGTGGGACTTGGCCAGAGCCACTATGCCTGGTCATGGTGGGAGCATAATGCCAGCACCAAGATTCCCCAGGTCATCccctggctgggatggaggaagTCCTTCCAGCCAGGCCCTGGCAGAACAATGCGCCATGTGTGCAGCCGCAGCGGGCACCCGCCACCCTGCCCACATGGAGGAAGTGGCGGTGGGGTCATGGCCTGCGTGGGGCACCTGCACTCTGCCGTGTCACCCACCCGtcacctggcacagctctgccccataACCAcactgggccctgctcctggcacagccccagggcacaggaaagGGACAGCAAGGACTCTTGCCCCCAAGCTTGGCACAGTCCCAAGGAACTATAGGGGTTTCCTATGGGGGCCACAACCACTGGCCTCAgtcacagcagagaagagctggTGACGGTCTCTGGATCCAGCAGATAGGACAGTCACTCAGGCCACTCTGGTGTATGGCAGCTCTGAGGGAGCAGAGTGACCCCAGGACAGACTGCTGTGTCACCCAATGCCACCTCTGTCCCTCACTGTCCTGGGGGCCAGGCTGGCACCGCTGCCCCACACACCCTCTCCACCCACTGCAGTGCCCGGCATGGCTGTAGCAGTGCCTGGGTAAGGTCTTGCCGGTGTCtgggctgccctccctgctgtgtcctTTCGCTGTTGTAATTCCCTGAGGAGGGTCGGGATGACCCTGGGGGAGCGGGTGGTtgcacccctgggcacccccGACCATGGGAGCCCGTGGCACCACCCCACGGGGCGTCgcagggccatcaccccaccCGGACCGCGAGCCGCCACTCGGGATCCCCGTCCCTCATCCCGTGGGGCTCCGGCGGCCATCCCCGGGAGATCTCTCGTCCCTTTCGCCACCGACATCCCACCGCCGTTGCCCGGGGGCGGGGAAGGGGAATCCCCTGTCAATGCCGGTCTCCCCGCCGGTAGCCCCCGCGCGGCGGCGGGTCCCGGGGCGTGGGGTGCGGGGGGTCCGCGGGTCCCTCCCCGAGCCGAGGGCGGGGcggagcggcggggcgggagcccgggcgggcggggcggcgcgcggcggcggcgcgggagCGCTCACCGGAGACAAAGGCAGCgccgggaggcggcggcggcgccgcgcACCGGGCGCGCACCGGGCCCCCTCCCCCGCCGCCCGATGgagccgccgcccgccgcctgAGCCACgtgcgccgccgccgccggtaACGGGAGCCGCGGAGGGAGCGGGCGCGGCGCCTCCGCCTGTTGCGCGgtgcgggggcagcggggccgaGGCGGGGGCGCGCGGGGCGTACCGGGGCGCGCATCGCCGGTCTGGCCCCAGCGGGCGCGCGCCTCGGGGGAGGATGGtaatgatgatggtgatgaggAAATGGTGCCGCGCCCGCCACCGGGAGCAGGGAGGTTCCCTGCCGGGGTGTCACCCTCCCGCTGGAGGCATCGGGCAGGGATGCGACGCGGGCAGCGGGGCCCAGGCCGCGGCCAGGGGCAGCGGGGCGGCCCGGGGGTACCGGCGGGGCCCGGCTTGGCGGCCGTTCCGCTCCCCGCCCGGTATGAGTGtccccagcccggccccgctcctcCCTCAGCCCGCACGTCCCCGGCAGCCCCGCTCCCCCCGCACGCCCCAGATGCGAACGCCCCCGGTCCGCGGCGCcgccagccagccctggccttCCTCCCGGGGCTCGACCGTCGGCCCTTCCCGCACGGTGCCCCCTTCCCGGGGATGTTCAGGCTGCCGGCGCCGAGCCTGTTGCAGCCGCGGCCGGCGAGCTCTGCCCGCCCCCAGTGGCCTCAGCTGGGCAACGGGGACTccctccccagagacccccatcGCAGCGCTGCCTCTGCCCACGCGTTTGTCTGCGCGACggagcagctcccactgcctgcCAAAGCGTGGCCAGAGCCCCTGACCCCTTCCTTCCCCATcgctccttccttcccttcttccttccgCCGGGCTCGGCCCTCCGGCCCTGCCAGCACCCTCAGCACCCGCTGGCACTGCGGTGGCCCTTTGCCGACAGCGTGGCCCTGGCCCATGGGGTGATCGAGCCCCCGTGCCCCTTCGCCCATCTCCGAGCAGAGGCATGTGAGACCAATGGAGCCACTGTAGTTGCCCAGCCCTTGGCTGCCGCCGATCCAGGCTCaccctcctccctgctgcccccgtTTTCGCCCACACCAGGATAATGAGAATCCTGATGGGTGCTTATGTGCCTGCCTGCGAGCACCCATGGGTGCTGCTCCCCACTCAATGAGGAGCCCCTGGCATACACTGTTGCCACTTGGTGCTCAGCTGGATGTGACCAAGTCATCACCCTGCCTAAAGGCAGGGACCTGGCAGAGCCGATGGTTCCCATCGTCACcacctcctggccctgcattgCTGTGTCGAGGTGCCACTGTCCCCTGAGCCTCCCTGGTGGCTGCGAGGCCAGAGATGGCCACAGTGCACTTGCTCCAGGGAGTGCCACGTGCCTCGGGCACCTGGCGGCCCTGCACATTCCTCGTTCTCTTCAGGGTATCCCACTCTGTGGCAGGACAGGGATGAGCTGCCTGGGCTCAGCAGGCAGTTTGGGGTGCGCTGAgtgggcaggagaaggagatCCCAGTAGGCACCCCATGATCTCGAAGGTCAGGACCACAGCATCCATCTCCTGCCCCAGAGTGCCTGGTAGTGTTGTaggggggctctgggtgggGTGTGCAGGTTTGCAGCCATGGAGGCGATGATGGGGTGCATGGGGGGGCCAGGCACGGTTCCCCCCCGACTGCTGGCACTGCGGTGCATGTGGAGCGAGTCACCATGGGAACAGGGCGTCCACATTTCCGTGTCGCTCACGCTCGCGTCTGTCTCGTTGCAGGGCCCCCACCCCGGTGGTCCCACCCCAGCGATGGGCAGCGGGACCCTGCCAGCCCCAtccccccgccgcccgccccaccggccccccgccccgccgcccgcccaGCGCACCCAGGCCTGACCCACCCGCTCcagccccccccagctccatGGCGAGGATGGACCCCTGACGGCGGGCACCCGCAGGCCAGAGGAGACGGTGCCAGGCACGGCCCGGGGAGATGCCCTCGGCGGCCCTGACAGCATCGGGTCCTCCCTGACCCTGCCGCCGCCCTGAGCATCCCGTCCCCCACTCCAAGGGCAGAGAGAGACGGGGGCCTCCCCCCGGGTCCGGCAGCCAAGATGGTGATGTCCCAGGGCACCTACACCTTCCTCACCTGCTTCGCGGGCTTCTGGCTCATCTGGGGCCTCATcgtgctgctgtgctgcttctgcagctACCTGCGGCGGCGGGTGAagcggcagcaggaggagcGGCTGCGGGAGCAGAGCTTGCGCGCGCTGGAGATGGAGCCACTGCACTACGAGGGTTACAGGGGCAGCCCCCCCGGCATCGCCATTCCCCACCGCCTCCGCCTTGAGCCCCACCATCATCACCACCCCCACCACATCCCACCCCCCCGGCCCTGGAGCTGCCGGCACGGtaaggagcagggaggggctCTCGCATCCCCGGAGCACGTGCCTCCCCCTGTTCTGGGGGGGATACGACGTGAAAGCCGGAGCTCAGCGCTGACAGCAGCAGGGGTCCGGGGGGGGCTTTGCCTTGCAGAGTCGGACCTGTCAAAGCCGCCGTGCTATGAGGAAGCTCTGCTGATGGCAGAGCCCCCACCACCATACAGTGAGGTGCTGATGGACACACGGGGGCTCTACCGCAAAATTAATGCCCCTTTCCTAAGCCACGAGCGGCTGGAGAAGCAGGAGCAGCCTCCCAGCTACAAACCACTTTTCCTCGATGCCGGCTATGGTTCGGCACTCCACCTGCCCCgctcagccagccctggctctgcctgcccGGACCTCTACCTGCAGCAGGAGTGCTCCCCACGCATGTTTCCCAGCTGGACGGACTCGGAGCTCAGCAGCAGGGACACCTACGAGTCGGGCCCCTGGCACCTCCCAGTCTCCATGCCCCTCTTCGGCAGGACTACCGCTGTCTAACGGCGGCCACGGGGGACCCCCAGACCTTGCCACGCACCTGGGGGTGGGTGGTTTTGTCAGCCTGGGGACACCCGCCCCGGTGCGGGCCATCGCTGCCAGCGCGGAAGGGGCTGGTTCCCCGTCTGGCCCCCACTAACCCCACCATGGCCGGGGGCGCTGGGGACCCGGACTCTGCTCTGTTTCTTAAACTTTTTGTTTGTTACAGTTTGAGAATAAAAGTTTGTGGCTCGGGTTTGCCTCCTGGCAGGCTGGCATCATGGGACCCCCCCTCCCAGACCTCCCTACCCCCAGCAGGCTGCAGCCCCCATGGGAGACGCTTTATTTATTAACAGACATGAGCACACTGCCGGTACAGAACTTGTGCTTTCCAAAAAGTTTCCAGGGAGAATGGGGGGAGAGGGGCCAAGCAGGGGCcaagcagggagggacagggctcCCAGTGAGGAAGGAGTGGGGAAGGGGTAAAATCCCCCACACCAGCTCCCCgctgggattttgggggggggggggggaacgcCGCTGGCTGCAGCCTCGCCTCGGTTGGGTCACTTTATTGCCATattcatttattattattattattatttcttttttttaactcgTGCAAAGTACTGGGGGACTCCTGGGGGGCACGAAGAGAACGAGGACCCTGTCCCACAGCCGGGCAGGGGATGCGAGCATGTGTCATCCCCCCCCAAAGGAGCACTGGGGTATTGGGGGGGCTACTAAGGGGGGCCTGGGGGGCTGACACGGCTCCTACCGACAACttaaaaaagagaggagaaggggGGGCTGTAAAAGGTGCCCCGGGGCAGGGTTGCAGCGGGGCGACCCCCACCTGGAGGCCTCATCCTGCGGGGCCCCAGTGGGGTGAGGGGGGGCCCGGCCCCTGGCTGCAGCCCCCTCATGCCCCGCGCCGGCCGGGGCAGGCTGCCTGCACCGGCAGCGGGGCCTGGGCTTACAGGGCTCCCCCAAAGCTCTCCTCCTCTTCAGGCAGGGGGTCTGCGTCCCAGCACGTGATGTCGATCTCTGCAGGACAGGGAAGAGGCAGTCAAGATGCCTTGGAGTGCCCTTTGGAGGGACAGACCTCACTTCTCACTGTCCTCACTCACCTGGGGGCTTATTGTAGAAGACAGGCTGGGGGGCTTTGGCCGACAGCTCCTCAGAGGGGggcacctcctcctcctgggaCTGGCTGAAGTAGCCCTCGCTGGCCTGGAGGGTGGGGGGGACAGGCAGTCAGGACCCTCCCCAGGCAACCCATCATGCCCTGATCTCCCACCCCTCTGGTGGTGCTCACCTGCTCCCCACGACCTGGCGTTCCATCCTTGAGGGACATCTCCCCATTGGTGATGGGGGGAGTCTCTCTGCCTGGACTGTCCTCCTGGGGCACATGCTGGCAGCCGAGCCCCTGGGACTGGGGATCCTCCTCACCAGTGgcttcatcctcatcctcctgctcCGCATCACAGAAAGTGGCAGGGGGCTCGGGCAGTTCATCCAGGCTCAGCAGGGCCCCCTCCTCAGGCAGTGCAGACGGGGGAGCCTcgggcacaggggcagcaggcaggggccAAGCAGCTGAGGGGGTTGCCCCATCACTCTGCCACAGGTCGATGAGGCTCTCGGGGTTGGGAGCATCCCCATTCTGAGGCTCAGCAGCcatgggcagtggggagggctCGGTGGGCTCCAGGGTCACCAGGTCCCCCAGGGCATCACCCCCCGCTGTCCacactgggctggggctgggctcgTCCCCGGGGGGCTCACTGGCCTTGTCCTCGGGCCCTGGGAAGGGCCACTGCTGCTCGGGCGTGGCTGGCCCGGGCTCCTGCGcgctggggctgggggactcTGCAAGGAGGGGACAGCAGTCAGTGGGGGCAGACACCCTTGTCCAGGGCTGGATGTCACCCAGGAACAGGGCTGTAGCTGGCGAGGATTTGAAGTCCTATGGACTGGGCACAGtgtggagatgctgcagggatgggtgggagtggatgggcagggagggaaccGTAGTACACACCAGGGGACCAGGGAGTGAAGGGACATGGGGAAGGGGCAAGATGATCCCTTGGGAAGTGGCTGGGAGGTAGAAGGGGCTGTGGAGGggacaggagaaaggaaagtTGGGATACACCAGATGATGCCAAGGGGCCAGTGGGGATGCAGCAGGAACACGTGGTGCCTGCAACAGAACTGGCTGGGATGCAGTGGGGTTCAGTGGGACAGAGGGAATGCACAGAGGGatgcagcagccctggcaagGATGTACAGTGGGATGGAGCAGATGGACACCATTGCACTGGGAgttgcagcagggacagccagcaTGTAAGGAGCACAGAGAATGCACTGGAGATGGGGAGGATGCATGGCGAAGGGCGCAGCAGATAGGGATACACTGGTGATAGAAAAcgagctggaggcagctgggatGCAGCAATGGTGGCAGGGCTGCACTGGGGGATGCAGCAGAGACGGCGGGGATGCAGCAGCACGGAGTAGCAGGTACGGCGGGGATGTGCTCgggggcacagcagagacagagggGGTATGCCAAGGGATACAGTTTGGACAGCTTGGATGCACTGAGCAATGCAAGGGTGGTtggcagggctgcagtgggggctgcagcagagccaaaGGGGCTTGCTGCAGGGGATGCGCTGTGGGACACAGCAGAGATGATGGGGACATGCCGAGGGATGCAGATGGAACAACACAGATGCACTGAGCAATGCAAGGGCAATTGgcggggctgcagggcagggctgcagcagagccacaggggTTGCAGTGGGGGATGCACTGTGGGAAACCATGAGGGTGGGCCTGGGCAGCCCCGGGCAGGGGGAGGCAGCGCCAGCCCTGCGCCCACCTTTGGGCGTTGCTGGCGTCTCGTCAGCGGACGCACGGGTGCCCAGGTCACCCAGCGGTGTGGCGGCCGGGCTGGGCTCGCAGGGGCTGCAGCCCACCGCTGAGGCCTTTCGGAAGGCGTCCGACTGGCTGCCTGCAGACAAGGGAGATGGGGTGGCGTGGGAGGGCTGCCCATGCCGAGGGCGGGACCAGCACCTCAGAACCGCTTCTGCCCCACACCAACACAGCAAGAGCTGCCAAATGCACATCACCAGGGACAAGCCACCACATCATACCCTTCCGTGGTGGCATGGCAGAAGCTCCCATGAGTGCAGCAACCACCATGTCCCTTCCAGGCATCCCCACCACTTCCATGAGTCCCAGCCCCTGCatctgccaggcacagggacaaCCAGCCCTGTACCTGCCTTGGTGCACAGTGACCCTGCCCATATGttgcccagctgtgtcctggcactGTCTTGCCTCTGCAGGCAGTTTTGTGCCCTGCCACCCACGCCTGACAGGGGCACAACCCCACATGGCCCCCACCCTGGCCCCTTCTGCACAGCTTCACATGATCTTGGGCATTATCTTTTCCATCTCATGCTGCCCCATGGGCACAATCCTCCATGGTCCAGGGCAGATGTCCCATCCCACTCTGTCCCATGGGCACAGCTATTCTGTCCCATTCTTATCTATTAGCACAGCCTCACATGATTCCAAGCACAGCTTTTCCATCCTCTCCTGTCCCATGGGCACAGTTTTGCATGGTCCAGGGCAGAGATGCCCCTTCCCCTTCTgccccacaggcacagccccacatGATCCTGGGCACAGGCTTTACCATTCCATGCTGCCTTATGAGAACAGTCCTACATGATCCAGGGCACAGCTGTCCTGTCCCACTTCTGCCCCACTGGCAGAGCCTTCCCTGTGCCATTCTACCTAACAGGCACAATCTGCTCCATCCCACTATGGAGCATCACCTCctcaggcacagctctgccctgtccctATCTGACCCACAGGCACAACCTGcccagtgtcccctccccaggggcacagccccagccagggcatGCCAAGTCCCCAGGGGTGCAGGCACAGTCCCGTCTGGGTGCTCGTCCCCATCGGGGTGCCCGCGGGAGGGGCGGTGCCTCCGCTGTTGGTCCGGTGTGccgtggggctggggggtctctggggcagCTGCACGCGGCTCAGCCCCCCGGAGCTGTGTGCCCAGGAGCTCCCAGCTACCTACAtgggaagaaagaggagagatttggGGTGCGGTGGCAAGTGATATAGGGGAAGGGGGTCcgtgggggggaggaggaggaggaggaggaagaaggcgGCCCACTGTCAGCTGTCTTTATGAAAGGACAGTACAGACGACCTGTGAGAGAAAGACAGACAaacggacggacggacggagagagagagagagagagagagagcaaagaGATGGGTCAGTCCCTGCTCAACGCAGTTACAGCGGGGCTGGAGCACCAGGGCACCGGGATGGGAGGACAGAGGGATGGGAGGCAGCACCAACAGCATGACAGGAGGATGGCAGGACAAGAGGATGGAAAGGCAGCAGGGCAGAAAAATGGaaggcagcactgcctggccaAGTGAGGAGAGAGGCCAGAACATGGCCATGGG comes from the Pithys albifrons albifrons isolate INPA30051 chromosome 15, PitAlb_v1, whole genome shotgun sequence genome and includes:
- the PRR7 gene encoding proline-rich protein 7 isoform X2, with the translated sequence MVMSQGTYTFLTCFAGFWLIWGLIVLLCCFCSYLRRRVKRQQEERLREQSLRALEMEPLHYEGYRGSPPGIAIPHRLRLEPHHHHHPHHIPPPRPWSCRHGVRGGLCLAESDLSKPPCYEEALLMAEPPPPYSEVLMDTRGLYRKINAPFLSHERLEKQEQPPSYKPLFLDAGYGSALHLPRSASPGSACPDLYLQQECSPRMFPSWTDSELSSRDTYESGPWHLPVSMPLFGRTTAV
- the PRR7 gene encoding proline-rich protein 7 isoform X1, with protein sequence MVMSQGTYTFLTCFAGFWLIWGLIVLLCCFCSYLRRRVKRQQEERLREQSLRALEMEPLHYEGYRGSPPGIAIPHRLRLEPHHHHHPHHIPPPRPWSCRHGKEQGGALASPEHVPPPVLGGIRRESRSSALTAAGVRGGLCLAESDLSKPPCYEEALLMAEPPPPYSEVLMDTRGLYRKINAPFLSHERLEKQEQPPSYKPLFLDAGYGSALHLPRSASPGSACPDLYLQQECSPRMFPSWTDSELSSRDTYESGPWHLPVSMPLFGRTTAV
- the PRR7 gene encoding proline-rich protein 7 isoform X3: MVMSQGTYTFLTCFAGFWLIWGLIVLLCCFCSYLRRRVKRQQEERLREQSLRALEMEPLHYEGYRGSPPGIAIPHRLRLEPHHHHHPHHIPPPRPWSCRHESDLSKPPCYEEALLMAEPPPPYSEVLMDTRGLYRKINAPFLSHERLEKQEQPPSYKPLFLDAGYGSALHLPRSASPGSACPDLYLQQECSPRMFPSWTDSELSSRDTYESGPWHLPVSMPLFGRTTAV
- the DBN1 gene encoding drebrin isoform X1, with the translated sequence MAGVGFAAHRLELLASYQDVIGEDSPTDWALYTYEDGSDDLKLAASGGGGLLELSGHFEIQKVMYGFCSVKDPQAVLPKYVLVNWVGEDVPDARKCACASHVAKIAEFFQGVDVIVNASSVEDIDPGAIGQRLSNGLARVSSPVLHRLRLREDENAEPVGTTYQKTDATVEMKRLNREQFWEQAKKEEELRKEEERKKALDARLRFEQERMEQERLEQEERERRYREREEQIEEHRRKQQSMEAEEARQRLKEQSIFGDHQEEEDRQQFRKSESEVEEAAAIIAQRPDNPRDFFKQQERVASGSSDAVSPGSHRTGRLYCPFIKTADSGPPSSSSSSSSPPRTPFPYITCHRTPNLSSFFPCSQSDAFRKASAVGCSPCEPSPAATPLGDLGTRASADETPATPKESPSPSAQEPGPATPEQQWPFPGPEDKASEPPGDEPSPSPVWTAGGDALGDLVTLEPTEPSPLPMAAEPQNGDAPNPESLIDLWQSDGATPSAAWPLPAAPVPEAPPSALPEEGALLSLDELPEPPATFCDAEQEDEDEATGEEDPQSQGLGCQHVPQEDSPGRETPPITNGEMSLKDGTPGRGEQASEGYFSQSQEEEVPPSEELSAKAPQPVFYNKPPEIDITCWDADPLPEEEESFGGAL